The DNA segment CTGCGTGTTGGTCCCAACAGATATGGTTCCGGATTCATATACGACGCTGATACTGTCATCACCGCGGGACACGTCGCTCCCATAAAAGGCGAAACAGTATATCTTACGACGAATGATCTCAAAATTTACAATGGAACTGTTTTTAAGACTCAGTACCAGGCAAAACTCTATGGATGCGACATAGCAGTTATAAAGACGAATGAACCACTCCCACCGGGAGAACACCAAATTCTCGAGATAGCTGACGACTCTTCGCTTCAGTGCGGAGATCCGCTTGTCGTTATAGGTTCCGCCGACTTTTACAATAGCGTGGGTCATCTTCAGGGAGTTGGTGCCGTATACATGAGCACTGAAACATACATATCGAAATTTATCTCGCACTCCAGTGCCGCCGGCATGAGCGGCGGGCCCGTGGTAGATAAACACGGCCGGGTGGTTTCCCTGTCTTCACAGGGCGTTGGCAAGGCGGGGGAGTGGCGTGATCCCGGACCGTTTGTAATCCGCACCCGCCTTCCGGTTTATTTTGGGCAGGACTTCTTTGAGGGACCTAACGCGGAAACCATAAAAAGATTTGTTGATGAGGATGAATTTTTCTGTCCAGAGTGAATCGAGCATGTTGTGTGAACATAGCAGAACTTTCCAGCACTCCTGCAAAATCAGAATTCTTCGGGTAGGTTAGTCTTTTTTTACATCAAGACCTGAGAGGGAAGGGAAATTGCCTAAGATACTAGTGATCCCGGGAGACGGGATAGGGGTCGAAGTAACCGAAGTCAGCGTGTCAATACTCAATGCCGTCGGCGAGAGAAACGGCATTGAATTCACGCTTGAAAGCGATCTTCTCGGCGGATGCGCCATAGACGCCCACGGTGTCCCAGTAACCGAGGAGACAATAGAAAAAGCCAAGCAGAGTGACGCGGTGCTTCTTGGAGCCGTGGGAGGCCCGAAATGGGAAAACCTTGAGCACCACCTAAAACCCGAAAGAGGACTCCTTGAGCTGAGAAAGCAGCTTGACACCTTCGCGAACCTGAGACCCGCGATCGTCTACGCGGCCCTTGCCGACGCGTCCACGCTTAAAAGGGAAGTCGTTGAAGGGGTCGACATAATGGTCGTTAGGGAACTTACAAGCGGAATATATTTCGGACAGCCGAGAGGAGCAGAACAGCTCGGCGAAAAAGAGAACAAGGCGTTTAACACCCTTAGCTACACAACTTCCGAGATAGAACGGGTGGCGAAAATGGCTTTTGAGATTGCCAGGAAAAGAAGAAACAAAGTCACTTCCATAGACAAATCCAATGTTCTCGA comes from the Candidatus Dadabacteria bacterium genome and includes:
- a CDS encoding trypsin-like peptidase domain-containing protein, with translation MPIVKGMSGGPIFNDRGEVVSIISAIRGGPHFEGILRNRFGVTPFRVPSSPPQNLWVYGFVQPDPNSLSFGPNPAELREVFDKIPDEEKPDNAGEYRSDNKWEKAGHEFGNEYSPFPLDQFDHMQDIYKRAREATVELRVGPNRYGSGFIYDADTVITAGHVAPIKGETVYLTTNDLKIYNGTVFKTQYQAKLYGCDIAVIKTNEPLPPGEHQILEIADDSSLQCGDPLVVIGSADFYNSVGHLQGVGAVYMSTETYISKFISHSSAAGMSGGPVVDKHGRVVSLSSQGVGKAGEWRDPGPFVIRTRLPVYFGQDFFEGPNAETIKRFVDEDEFFCPE
- the leuB gene encoding 3-isopropylmalate dehydrogenase, with product MPKILVIPGDGIGVEVTEVSVSILNAVGERNGIEFTLESDLLGGCAIDAHGVPVTEETIEKAKQSDAVLLGAVGGPKWENLEHHLKPERGLLELRKQLDTFANLRPAIVYAALADASTLKREVVEGVDIMVVRELTSGIYFGQPRGAEQLGEKENKAFNTLSYTTSEIERVAKMAFEIARKRRNKVTSIDKSNVLESMVLWRDTVTELHERHFSDVTLEHLYVDNAAMQLIRRPADFDVMLAGNMFGDIISDEAAQLTGSLGMLPSASVGNEGAIYEPVHGSAPDIAGQGIANPIASILSMAMMLRYSFDMDGAATQVEEAVRKVLDDGYRTSDIYEEGKTRVGTEEMGSLILGEL